One genomic window of Pseudomonas chlororaphis subsp. piscium includes the following:
- a CDS encoding TraX family protein — protein MPDPMLTPLAARRDGALDLLKWLALLGMVLDHLRYVGWSLDLLYVPGRLAFPWFCLALAANVARAGAVEREGAGQWRYLGWLLLFSLLGEVPYRLYIPDPDTLNVLPTLALGLLVARAWQRRGGLALWLGIVAALLGGLFDRYLMFGLFGVLLPLALLLVLQRRWYWALLPGLLCLAANQWESLLPAVRQGSQVAAWALVACVLAPWLGLAILRRLRGVSPPPMRRWAYLLYPGHFLLLLMLRNLLA, from the coding sequence ATGCCAGACCCGATGCTGACCCCGCTTGCCGCCCGGCGCGATGGAGCCCTGGACCTGCTCAAGTGGCTGGCGCTGCTCGGCATGGTGCTCGATCACCTGCGTTACGTCGGCTGGAGCCTTGATCTGCTGTATGTGCCCGGGCGCCTGGCGTTTCCCTGGTTCTGCCTGGCGCTGGCGGCCAATGTGGCGCGGGCTGGCGCGGTGGAGCGCGAGGGCGCGGGGCAATGGCGTTACCTGGGCTGGCTGCTGCTGTTCAGCCTGCTCGGCGAAGTGCCGTACCGGCTATACATTCCCGACCCCGATACCCTGAATGTGCTGCCGACCCTGGCCCTGGGCCTGCTGGTGGCCCGTGCCTGGCAGCGACGCGGCGGCCTGGCGTTGTGGCTGGGGATTGTCGCGGCCTTGCTGGGCGGGCTGTTCGACCGGTACCTGATGTTCGGCCTGTTCGGCGTATTGCTGCCGCTGGCGTTGTTGCTGGTGCTGCAGCGCCGTTGGTACTGGGCGCTGCTGCCGGGGCTGTTGTGCCTGGCGGCCAATCAGTGGGAAAGCCTGCTGCCGGCGGTGCGCCAGGGCAGTCAGGTGGCGGCCTGGGCCCTGGTCGCCTGCGTGCTGGCGCCGTGGCTGGGGCTGGCGATCCTGCGGCGGTTGCGCGGTGTTTCGCCGCCACCGATGCGGCGTTGGGCCTATCTCCTGTACCCCGGGCATTTCCTCCTGCTGCTGATGCTGCGCAATCTCCTGGCCTGA
- a CDS encoding low specificity L-threonine aldolase, with protein MTDKSQQFASDNYSGICPEAWAAMEQANRGHERAYGDDQWTARAADYFRKLFETDCEVFFAFNGTAANSLALSSLCQSYHSVICSETAHVETDECGAPEFFSNGSKLLIAGTENGKLTPDSIRDIALKRQDIHYPKPRVVTLTQATEVGSVYTPEEIRAISATCKELGLNLHMDGARFSNACAFLGCSPADLTWKAGVDVLCFGGTKNGMAVGEAILFFNHKLAEDFDYRCKQAGQLASKMRFLSAPWVGLLENDAWLKYARHANHCAQLLAELVADIPGVELMFPVQANGVFLQLSEPAIAALTARGWRFYTFIGKGGARFMCSWDTEEARVRELAADIRQVMAG; from the coding sequence ATGACCGACAAGAGCCAACAATTCGCCAGCGACAACTATTCCGGCATTTGCCCCGAGGCCTGGGCGGCCATGGAACAGGCCAATCGCGGCCACGAACGCGCCTACGGCGACGACCAGTGGACCGCACGCGCCGCCGATTATTTCCGCAAACTGTTCGAGACCGACTGCGAGGTGTTCTTCGCCTTCAACGGCACCGCCGCCAACTCCCTGGCCCTGTCGTCGCTGTGCCAGAGTTACCACAGCGTCATCTGCTCGGAAACCGCCCACGTCGAAACCGACGAATGCGGCGCGCCGGAATTCTTCTCCAACGGCTCCAAGCTGCTGATCGCCGGCACCGAGAACGGCAAGCTGACCCCGGACTCGATCCGCGACATCGCACTCAAGCGCCAGGACATCCACTATCCCAAGCCTCGGGTGGTGACCCTGACCCAGGCCACCGAAGTCGGCAGCGTCTACACCCCGGAAGAAATCCGCGCCATCAGCGCCACCTGCAAGGAGCTGGGGCTGAACCTGCACATGGACGGCGCGCGCTTCTCCAACGCCTGCGCCTTCCTCGGCTGCTCGCCCGCCGACCTGACCTGGAAAGCCGGGGTCGACGTGCTGTGCTTCGGCGGCACGAAAAACGGCATGGCGGTGGGCGAGGCGATCCTGTTCTTCAACCACAAGCTGGCCGAAGACTTCGACTACCGCTGCAAGCAGGCCGGCCAACTGGCCTCGAAGATGCGTTTTTTGTCCGCGCCCTGGGTCGGCCTGCTGGAAAACGACGCCTGGCTCAAATACGCCCGCCACGCCAACCATTGCGCGCAGCTGCTGGCCGAGCTGGTGGCGGACATCCCAGGGGTGGAACTGATGTTCCCGGTGCAGGCCAACGGTGTGTTCCTGCAACTCTCGGAACCGGCCATCGCCGCGCTGACCGCCAGGGGCTGGCGCTTCTACACCTTCATCGGTAAAGGCGGCGCGCGTTTCATGTGCTCGTGGGATACCGAAGAAGCGCGGGTCCGCGAACTGGCCGCGGACATTCGCCAGGTCATGGCCGGCTGA
- a CDS encoding SDR family oxidoreductase produces MSLQGKTLFITGASRGIGREIALRAARDGANIVIAAKSAEPHPKLPGTIFSVAREVEAIGGKALALQVDVRDEEAVRQALAKAAEQFGGIDALVNNAGAIKLTGVQHIELKRFDLMHQINTRAVLLCSQAALPYLKSSGGHILNLSPPLNLANKWFAQYSPYTVTKYGMSMLTLGMSEEFKNYGISVNSLWPQTMIATAAIEFQLGSRESFKHARTPAIMADAAHAILSSSQRRITGRLLIDEEILREQGVSDFAHYRFDPDSRETLMTDLFID; encoded by the coding sequence ATGTCCTTACAAGGCAAGACCCTGTTCATCACCGGCGCCAGTCGTGGCATCGGCCGTGAAATCGCCCTGCGGGCGGCGCGGGACGGGGCCAATATCGTGATCGCGGCGAAAAGCGCCGAGCCCCATCCCAAGCTGCCCGGCACCATCTTCAGCGTGGCCCGCGAGGTCGAGGCGATTGGCGGCAAAGCCCTGGCCCTGCAGGTGGATGTGCGTGACGAAGAGGCGGTGCGCCAGGCCCTGGCCAAGGCCGCCGAGCAGTTCGGCGGCATCGATGCGCTGGTCAACAATGCGGGGGCGATCAAGCTGACCGGGGTGCAGCACATCGAGCTCAAGCGCTTCGACCTGATGCACCAGATCAACACCCGCGCCGTGCTGCTGTGCAGCCAGGCGGCCCTGCCCTACCTGAAAAGCAGCGGCGGCCACATCCTCAACCTGTCGCCGCCACTGAACCTGGCGAACAAATGGTTCGCCCAGTACAGCCCCTACACCGTGACCAAATACGGCATGAGCATGCTGACCCTGGGCATGAGCGAGGAATTCAAGAACTACGGCATCAGCGTCAACTCGCTGTGGCCGCAGACCATGATCGCCACCGCCGCCATCGAGTTCCAGCTGGGTTCGCGCGAGTCGTTCAAGCATGCGCGCACGCCTGCGATCATGGCCGACGCGGCCCACGCGATCCTCTCCAGCAGCCAGCGCCGCATCACCGGGCGCTTGCTGATCGACGAGGAAATATTGCGTGAACAGGGAGTGAGCGACTTCGCTCATTACCGCTTCGATCCCGACAGCAGAGAAACGCTGATGACGGATCTGTTTATCGATTGA
- the gbcB gene encoding glycine-betaine demethylase subunit GbcB, translating to MSNNFLNPVTTQTWANGRHIVRCVKVIQETWDVRTFCFMADQPIMFFFKPGQFVTLELEIEGQPIMRSYTISSSPSVPYSFSVTIKRVPGGKVSNWLHDTLHEGQELAVHGPVGLFNAIDFPSPKILYLSGGVGITPVMSMARWFYDTNGNVDMVFIHSARSPKDIIYHRELEHMASRIDNFSLHLICEKHGLGEPWAGYRGYLNHKMLELMAPDFLEREVFCCGPTPYMNAVKRLLEAAGFDMSRYHEESFGATPAEARADAVEQAEQAAEAPEVDAADLHQVEFTASGKSIRVAPGETVHAAAAKLGLMIPKACGMGICGTCKVLKLGGEVEMDHNGGITEEDEAEGYILSCCSVPKGDVRVEY from the coding sequence ATGTCCAACAACTTCCTGAACCCGGTAACCACCCAGACCTGGGCCAATGGCCGACACATCGTCCGTTGCGTCAAAGTCATCCAGGAAACCTGGGACGTGCGCACCTTCTGCTTCATGGCCGACCAGCCGATCATGTTCTTCTTCAAGCCGGGGCAGTTCGTCACCCTGGAGCTGGAGATCGAAGGCCAGCCGATCATGCGTTCCTACACCATTTCCAGCTCGCCCTCGGTGCCCTACAGCTTCTCGGTGACCATCAAGCGCGTCCCTGGCGGCAAGGTGTCCAACTGGCTGCACGACACCCTGCACGAAGGCCAGGAGCTGGCGGTGCACGGGCCGGTGGGGCTGTTCAACGCCATCGACTTCCCCAGCCCGAAGATCCTCTACCTCAGTGGCGGCGTCGGTATCACCCCGGTGATGTCCATGGCGCGCTGGTTCTACGACACCAACGGCAATGTCGACATGGTGTTTATCCACAGCGCGCGCTCGCCGAAAGACATCATTTATCACCGCGAGCTGGAGCACATGGCGTCGCGGATCGACAACTTCAGCCTGCACCTGATCTGCGAGAAACACGGCCTGGGCGAGCCCTGGGCCGGTTATCGCGGCTACCTGAACCACAAGATGCTGGAGCTGATGGCGCCGGACTTCCTCGAGCGCGAGGTGTTCTGCTGCGGCCCGACCCCATACATGAACGCGGTCAAGCGCCTGCTCGAGGCCGCCGGCTTCGACATGTCGCGTTACCACGAGGAATCCTTCGGCGCGACGCCGGCGGAAGCCCGTGCCGACGCGGTGGAACAGGCCGAACAGGCCGCCGAGGCGCCCGAAGTCGACGCCGCCGACCTGCACCAGGTGGAGTTCACCGCGTCCGGCAAGAGCATCCGCGTGGCGCCGGGCGAGACCGTCCACGCCGCCGCGGCCAAGCTTGGCCTGATGATCCCCAAGGCCTGTGGCATGGGCATCTGCGGGACCTGCAAGGTGCTCAAGCTGGGCGGTGAAGTGGAGATGGACCACAACGGCGGCATCACCGAGGAAGACGAAGCCGAAGGCTACATCCTGTCCTGCTGCAGCGTGCCGAAGGGGGATGTGCGGGTCGAGTATTGA
- the gbcA gene encoding glycine-betaine demethylase subunit GbcA, with the protein MDVTATLSLGDPLEPARKATAQMLQERERTFSLPQPFYCDERLFDIDMQEIFQKEWLIAGMTCEIPTKGNYITLQIGKNPIIVIRGADGVVHAFHNVCRHRGSRLCTSDKGKVAKLVCHYHQWTYELDGRLLFAGTEMGADFDMKQYGLKPVNVKTAGGYIFISLAENPPAIDDFLATLTHYMEPYDMENTKVAVQTTLMEKANWKLVLENNRECYHCGGSHPELLKTLLEWDDVTDPRADQGFKDHVAASAAAWEAEKIPYAHASFGLRNRIVRMPLLKGTVSMTMDGKQGCAKLMGRIKNPDLGSMRILHLPHSWNHCMGDHIIVFTVWPISAQETMVTTKWLVHKDAVEGVDYDVERMRQVWDATNDQDRRLAEENQRGINSTAYQPGPYSKTYEFGVVNFVDWYSERILSNLGAEPAPYLKGVPVHG; encoded by the coding sequence ATGGACGTCACCGCAACCCTGAGCCTGGGCGATCCGCTGGAACCCGCACGCAAGGCCACCGCACAAATGCTCCAAGAACGCGAGCGGACCTTCTCCCTGCCGCAGCCGTTCTACTGCGACGAGCGCCTGTTCGATATCGACATGCAGGAGATCTTCCAGAAGGAATGGCTGATCGCCGGCATGACTTGCGAGATCCCGACCAAGGGCAACTACATCACCCTGCAGATCGGCAAGAACCCGATCATCGTGATCCGTGGCGCCGACGGCGTGGTCCATGCCTTCCACAACGTCTGCCGCCACCGCGGTTCGCGCCTGTGCACCAGCGACAAGGGCAAGGTCGCCAAGCTGGTCTGCCACTACCACCAGTGGACCTACGAGCTGGACGGTCGCCTGCTGTTCGCCGGCACCGAGATGGGCGCCGACTTCGACATGAAGCAGTACGGCCTCAAGCCGGTGAACGTGAAGACCGCCGGTGGCTACATCTTCATCAGCCTCGCGGAAAACCCGCCGGCCATCGATGACTTCCTGGCAACCCTGACGCACTACATGGAACCCTACGACATGGAGAACACCAAGGTGGCGGTGCAGACCACCTTGATGGAAAAAGCCAACTGGAAGCTGGTGCTGGAAAACAACCGCGAGTGCTACCACTGCGGCGGTTCGCACCCGGAGCTGCTGAAAACCCTGCTGGAGTGGGACGACGTCACCGACCCGCGCGCCGACCAGGGGTTCAAGGACCACGTGGCCGCCTCCGCCGCCGCCTGGGAAGCCGAGAAGATCCCTTACGCCCACGCCAGCTTCGGCCTGCGTAACCGCATCGTGCGCATGCCGCTGCTCAAGGGCACCGTGTCCATGACCATGGACGGCAAGCAGGGCTGCGCCAAGCTGATGGGCCGGATCAAGAACCCGGACCTGGGCTCGATGCGCATCCTGCACCTGCCACACTCGTGGAACCACTGCATGGGCGACCACATCATCGTGTTCACCGTGTGGCCGATCAGCGCCCAGGAAACCATGGTCACCACCAAGTGGCTGGTGCACAAGGACGCGGTCGAAGGCGTGGACTACGACGTCGAGCGCATGCGCCAGGTGTGGGATGCCACCAACGACCAGGACCGTCGCCTGGCCGAAGAGAACCAGCGCGGCATCAACTCCACCGCCTACCAGCCAGGCCCGTACTCCAAGACCTATGAGTTCGGCGTGGTCAACTTCGTGGACTGGTACAGCGAGCGCATACTGAGCAACCTCGGCGCCGAACCGGCTCCGTACCTCAAGGGCGTGCCGGTTCACGGCTGA
- a CDS encoding electron transfer flavoprotein subunit beta, translating to MSTNVISLVSIGAHPTSGRPRRAEQDARAVELGLQLAGDRLQVLHAGDIAEPALRAYLGMGLEQMHVLEQSAGADALPALTDYLRDAGAQVVLTGSQAETGEGSGMLPFLLAENLGWPLVVGLAQVESIDAGVALVLQALPRGQRRRLKVRLPFLATVDNAAPKPRQSAYGPARRGVLQARNVEVLDDELFTSATLQPAKPRPKRLKVIKAKSGADRMKAATAKASGGGGQVLKGVSAEAGAEAILKLLIEEGVVR from the coding sequence ATGAGTACTAATGTGATCAGCCTGGTGTCCATCGGCGCCCACCCGACTTCCGGCCGGCCACGGCGTGCCGAGCAGGATGCGCGGGCAGTCGAGCTGGGGCTGCAACTGGCCGGGGACAGGCTGCAGGTGCTGCACGCCGGCGATATCGCCGAGCCGGCCCTGCGCGCGTACCTGGGCATGGGCCTGGAACAGATGCACGTGCTGGAGCAGTCGGCCGGTGCCGATGCGCTGCCGGCGCTGACCGATTATCTGCGCGATGCCGGAGCGCAAGTGGTGCTTACCGGCAGCCAGGCGGAAACCGGCGAAGGTTCGGGCATGCTGCCGTTCCTGCTGGCGGAAAACCTCGGCTGGCCGCTGGTGGTGGGCCTGGCCCAGGTGGAGTCCATCGACGCTGGCGTGGCCTTGGTGCTGCAAGCCCTGCCGCGCGGCCAGCGCCGCCGGCTGAAGGTGCGCCTGCCGTTCCTCGCCACTGTGGATAACGCCGCGCCCAAGCCACGGCAGAGCGCCTACGGCCCGGCCCGACGCGGGGTGCTACAGGCGCGGAATGTGGAAGTGCTCGACGATGAGCTGTTCACCAGCGCCACCCTGCAACCGGCCAAACCCCGGCCCAAGCGCCTGAAAGTGATCAAGGCCAAGAGCGGCGCCGACCGCATGAAAGCCGCGACCGCCAAGGCCAGCGGCGGTGGCGGCCAGGTGCTCAAGGGCGTCAGCGCCGAAGCTGGGGCCGAGGCGATCCTCAAGCTGCTGATCGAAGAAGGCGTGGTCCGTTAG
- a CDS encoding electron transfer flavoprotein subunit alpha/FixB family protein produces the protein MSDIIRRDPRAEWIARNRLHPLHAAMQPAQHSWMGPNGIIRKNPHGVGFIGPNGIKRIDRSGAQQGGAVKRSATVEVQLPLHQVAQPAFYISVVPDMVGGRLSSHDRDLLGLAHQLAGKDGAVLAVVFGEHKENAFATAGIDRLLVLEGNEFSGYAPEQRVQGLRAVDNQFSPRHWLLPDSRTGGGELGRRFAAALGERPATRVWQVKDEQCIGRAGAGLQDLARPLARLILAAAECAEPVSETRHEALPVELSTTVARSLARIEDLGAVAVDPAAIPMAEAEFIFSGGNGVKDWELFHRTAAALGATEGASRVAVDDGFMARDRQVGASGTWVTARVYVAVGISGAIQHLQGIGACDKVVAINLDPGCDMIKRADLSVIGESAELLQALIAAVEAYRNGAKRDAA, from the coding sequence ATGAGCGACATTATCCGCCGCGACCCACGGGCCGAATGGATCGCCCGTAACCGCCTGCACCCGCTGCACGCGGCCATGCAACCGGCGCAGCACAGCTGGATGGGGCCCAACGGCATCATCCGCAAGAACCCCCACGGGGTCGGTTTTATCGGCCCCAACGGCATCAAGCGCATCGACCGCAGCGGCGCCCAGCAGGGCGGGGCGGTCAAGCGCAGCGCTACGGTCGAAGTCCAGCTGCCGCTGCATCAGGTGGCGCAGCCGGCGTTCTACATCAGCGTGGTGCCGGACATGGTTGGCGGCCGCCTGAGCAGCCACGACCGCGACCTGCTGGGCCTGGCCCATCAACTGGCCGGCAAGGACGGCGCAGTGCTGGCGGTGGTGTTCGGCGAGCACAAGGAAAACGCCTTCGCCACGGCCGGCATCGACCGCCTGCTGGTGCTGGAAGGCAACGAATTCAGCGGTTATGCACCGGAGCAACGGGTCCAGGGCCTGCGGGCTGTGGATAACCAGTTCAGCCCGCGTCACTGGTTGCTGCCCGACAGCCGTACCGGTGGCGGCGAACTGGGCCGACGCTTTGCCGCGGCCCTGGGCGAACGCCCGGCCACGCGGGTCTGGCAGGTCAAGGACGAGCAGTGCATCGGCCGCGCCGGTGCCGGCTTGCAGGACCTGGCCCGACCGCTGGCACGCCTGATCCTGGCCGCCGCCGAATGCGCCGAGCCGGTCAGCGAAACCCGCCACGAAGCCCTGCCGGTGGAGTTATCCACAACGGTGGCGCGCAGCCTGGCGCGGATCGAGGACCTGGGCGCGGTGGCGGTGGACCCGGCGGCGATTCCCATGGCCGAGGCCGAATTCATTTTCTCCGGCGGCAACGGGGTCAAGGACTGGGAACTTTTCCACCGGACCGCCGCGGCCCTGGGCGCCACCGAAGGCGCGTCGCGGGTGGCGGTGGACGACGGCTTCATGGCCCGCGACCGTCAGGTTGGCGCCTCGGGTACCTGGGTTACCGCCCGGGTGTACGTGGCGGTGGGGATTTCCGGGGCGATCCAGCACCTGCAGGGCATCGGTGCCTGCGACAAGGTGGTGGCGATCAACCTCGATCCGGGCTGCGACATGATCAAACGCGCCGACCTGTCGGTGATTGGCGAAAGCGCCGAGCTTCTTCAAGCCTTGATCGCGGCGGTAGAGGCCTACCGCAACGGCGCCAAGCGCGATGCGGCTTAA
- the dgcB gene encoding dimethylglycine demethylation protein DgcB, whose translation MLNTLLPILLFAAIGLAVLGALRRVAMWRRGRASKVDLIGGLLAMPKRYMVDLHHVVARDKYIANTHVATAGGAVASIVLAILVHGFGLHNRILGYALLLMSAVMFVGAIFVYLRRRNPPARLSKGPWMRLPKSLLAFSASFFLVTLPVAGILPENFGGWVLAVILGIGVLWGVSELFFGMTWGGPMKHAFAGALHLAWHRRAERFGGGRSTGLKPLDLEDPNAPLGVEKPKDFTWNQLLGFDACVQCGKCEAACPAFAAGQPLNPKKLIQDMVVGLAGGTDAKFAGSPYPGKPIGEHSGNPHQPIVNGLVDAETLWSCTTCRACVEECPMMIEHVDAIVDMRRHLTLEKGATPNKGAEVLENLIATDNPGGFAPGGRMNWAADLNLALLGEKKTTDVLFWVGDGAFDMRNQRTLRAFVKVLKAAKVDFAVLGLEERDSGDVARRLGDEATFQLLAKRNIQTLAKYSFKRIVTCDPHSFHVLKNEYGALGGEYVVQHHSTYMAELIAGGALNLGQHKGNSVTYHDPCYLGRYNGEYEAPREVLRALGIEVKEMQRSGFRSRCCGGGGGAPITDIPGKQRIPDMRMDDIRETGAELVAVGCPQCTAMLEGVVEPRPLIKDIAELVADALLEDAAPGKPATPAKREPAEAH comes from the coding sequence ATGTTGAACACCCTTCTTCCCATCCTGCTGTTCGCAGCCATCGGCCTGGCTGTCCTGGGCGCGTTGCGGCGGGTGGCCATGTGGCGCCGGGGCCGTGCGTCCAAGGTCGACCTGATCGGCGGCCTGCTGGCCATGCCCAAGCGCTACATGGTCGACCTGCACCATGTGGTAGCGCGGGACAAATACATCGCCAACACCCACGTGGCCACGGCCGGTGGCGCGGTGGCGTCCATCGTGCTGGCGATTCTGGTGCACGGTTTCGGCCTGCATAATCGCATCCTCGGCTACGCCTTGCTGCTGATGTCGGCGGTGATGTTCGTCGGCGCGATCTTCGTCTACCTGCGCCGCCGCAACCCGCCGGCGCGCCTGTCGAAAGGCCCGTGGATGCGCCTGCCGAAAAGCCTGCTGGCGTTCTCGGCGTCGTTTTTCCTGGTGACCCTGCCGGTGGCCGGGATCCTCCCGGAAAACTTCGGTGGCTGGGTATTGGCAGTAATCCTCGGCATCGGCGTACTGTGGGGCGTGTCCGAGCTGTTCTTCGGCATGACCTGGGGCGGCCCGATGAAGCACGCCTTCGCCGGTGCCCTGCACCTGGCCTGGCACCGCCGCGCCGAGCGCTTCGGCGGCGGCCGTTCCACCGGCCTCAAGCCGCTGGACCTGGAAGACCCGAACGCGCCGCTGGGGGTGGAAAAACCCAAGGATTTCACCTGGAACCAACTGCTGGGCTTCGACGCCTGCGTGCAGTGCGGTAAATGCGAAGCCGCGTGCCCGGCCTTTGCCGCCGGCCAGCCGCTGAACCCGAAAAAACTGATCCAGGACATGGTGGTTGGCCTGGCTGGCGGTACCGACGCCAAGTTCGCTGGCAGCCCGTATCCGGGTAAACCGATTGGCGAACACAGCGGCAACCCGCACCAGCCGATCGTCAACGGCCTGGTGGACGCCGAGACCCTGTGGTCCTGCACCACTTGCCGCGCCTGCGTCGAGGAATGCCCGATGATGATCGAGCACGTCGATGCCATCGTCGACATGCGCCGTCACCTGACCCTGGAAAAGGGCGCCACCCCGAACAAGGGCGCCGAAGTCCTGGAAAACCTGATCGCCACCGACAACCCGGGCGGTTTTGCCCCGGGCGGGCGGATGAACTGGGCGGCGGACCTCAACCTGGCGCTGCTGGGCGAGAAGAAAACCACCGACGTGCTGTTCTGGGTTGGCGACGGCGCGTTCGACATGCGCAACCAGCGCACCCTGCGCGCCTTCGTCAAAGTGCTGAAAGCGGCCAAGGTCGACTTCGCGGTACTGGGCCTGGAAGAACGCGACAGCGGTGACGTGGCCCGGCGCCTGGGCGACGAGGCGACCTTCCAGCTGCTGGCCAAGCGCAATATCCAGACCCTGGCCAAGTACAGCTTCAAACGCATCGTCACCTGCGACCCCCACAGCTTCCATGTGCTGAAAAACGAATACGGCGCCCTGGGTGGCGAGTACGTGGTGCAGCACCACAGCACCTACATGGCCGAGCTGATCGCCGGCGGCGCCCTGAATCTGGGTCAGCACAAAGGCAACAGTGTGACCTATCACGACCCGTGCTACCTGGGCCGCTACAACGGCGAGTACGAAGCGCCGCGTGAAGTGCTGCGGGCGCTGGGGATCGAGGTCAAGGAAATGCAACGCTCCGGTTTCCGCTCGCGCTGCTGCGGCGGTGGCGGCGGCGCGCCGATCACCGACATCCCGGGCAAGCAGCGGATCCCCGACATGCGTATGGACGACATCCGCGAAACCGGCGCCGAGCTGGTGGCCGTGGGTTGTCCACAATGCACCGCGATGCTTGAAGGCGTGGTCGAACCACGACCGCTGATCAAGGACATCGCCGAACTGGTGGCCGACGCCTTGCTGGAGGACGCCGCGCCCGGCAAGCCGGCGACCCCGGCCAAACGTGAACCTGCGGAGGCCCACTGA